The Humulus lupulus chromosome 3, drHumLupu1.1, whole genome shotgun sequence genome window below encodes:
- the LOC133825465 gene encoding uncharacterized protein LOC133825465 → MSVEMDDIGVVVGNLRNGAVNSTEGFEADVKHDMIHVELDSVGGTFEDSESKSDFENRDDICVVDVNMECADDDLVVLEVESGALEYNCSSFKISSIEVDDLKCKEGNCVYLNETMKGKPLCVGSGSVGEGFGLVNLEENILSNMEGDNKSIVENVDVNNPSIIGLEKDEFVGNLFRATIIP, encoded by the exons ATGTCAGTGGAAATGGACGATATTGGAGTAGTTGTTGGGAATCTGCGAAATGGAGCAGTGAACTCTACGGAGGGATTTGAAGCAGATGTGAAGCATGATATGATTCATGTTGAATTAGATTCGGTTGGCGGCACTTTTGAGGATTCCGAAAGTAAAAGTGATTTTGAAAATAGAGATGACATTTGTGTAGTTGATGTGAATATGGAGTGCGCCGATGATGATTTGGTTGTGTTGGAAGTAGAAAGTGGAGCTCTGGAGTACAATTGCAGCAGCTTTAAAATTTCTAGTATTGAGGTGGATGATTTGAAATGCAAAGAAGGGAATTGTGTATATTTAAATGAAACAATGAAAGGGAAACCCCTGTGTGTTGGATCTGGTAGTGTTGGAGAAGGATTTGGATTAGTTAATTTGGAGGAAAATATTTTGAGTAATATGGAAGGTGATAATAAGAGCATTGTGGAAAATGTAGATGTTAACAATCCTTCGATCATCGGTTTGGAAAAGGATGAGTTTGTTGGGAATTTATTTAGGGCCACAatt ATACCATAA
- the LOC133823478 gene encoding uncharacterized protein LOC133823478 isoform X3, giving the protein MTVFCSANDQIVWNFEQENDNVLQLGGSGFDYNMYDIEDGKGIIYNGQKGSKCISFPLTIFNCAPWGGLEVLTDDEKVLMNYVMNPNLPAEEIVFLGDKVVGRKCHFLTLAEKQLVSAKVVNCLIDILSTMEVGDYGKKRKFWWILTALS; this is encoded by the exons ATGACAGTATTTTGCAGCGCAAATGATCAAATTGTATGGAATTTTGAGCAGGAGAATGATAACGTTTTGCAGCTTGGGGGATctggttttgactataatatgtATGATATCGAAGATGGTAAAGGCATAATATATAATGGGCAG AAAGGTTCGAAATGTATATCTTTTCCTCTTACCATTTTTAATTGTGCTCCTTGGGGAGGCTTGGAAGTTCTGACAGATGATGAGAAAGTGCTGATGAATTATGTCATGAATCCAAATTTGCCTGCAGA GGAGATTGTGTTTTTGGGAGATAAAGTGGTTGGGAGGAAGTGTCATTTCCTGACATTGGCAGAGAAGCAACTTGTGAGTGCTAAA GTCGTGAACTGCCTCATTGATATATTATCAACTATGGAGGTTGGTGACTATGGGAAGAAGAGGAAGTTCTGGTGGATTCTTACAGCATTATCG tga
- the LOC133823478 gene encoding uncharacterized protein LOC133823478 isoform X2, translating into MTVFCSANDQIVWNFEQENDNVLQLGGSGFDYNMYDIEDGKGIIYNGQKGSKCISFPLTIFNCAPWGGLEVLTDDEKVLMNYVMNPNLPAEEIVFLGDKVVGRKCHFLTLAEKQLVSAKIYYQLWRLVTMGRRGSSGGFLQHYRDLILHLILLLVKQ; encoded by the exons ATGACAGTATTTTGCAGCGCAAATGATCAAATTGTATGGAATTTTGAGCAGGAGAATGATAACGTTTTGCAGCTTGGGGGATctggttttgactataatatgtATGATATCGAAGATGGTAAAGGCATAATATATAATGGGCAG AAAGGTTCGAAATGTATATCTTTTCCTCTTACCATTTTTAATTGTGCTCCTTGGGGAGGCTTGGAAGTTCTGACAGATGATGAGAAAGTGCTGATGAATTATGTCATGAATCCAAATTTGCCTGCAGA GGAGATTGTGTTTTTGGGAGATAAAGTGGTTGGGAGGAAGTGTCATTTCCTGACATTGGCAGAGAAGCAACTTGTGAGTGCTAAA ATATATTATCAACTATGGAGGTTGGTGACTATGGGAAGAAGAGGAAGTTCTGGTGGATTCTTACAGCATTATCG tgacCTGATCCTACATCTTATTCTACTATTAGTGAAGCAATGA
- the LOC133823478 gene encoding uncharacterized protein LOC133823478 isoform X1 produces MTVFCSANDQIVWNFEQENDNVLQLGGSGFDYNMYDIEDGKGIIYNGQKGSKCISFPLTIFNCAPWGGLEVLTDDEKVLMNYVMNPNLPAEEIVFLGDKVVGRKCHFLTLAEKQLVSAKIYYQLWRLVTMGRRGSSGGFLQHYREAMKWKEWCGEVEHC; encoded by the exons ATGACAGTATTTTGCAGCGCAAATGATCAAATTGTATGGAATTTTGAGCAGGAGAATGATAACGTTTTGCAGCTTGGGGGATctggttttgactataatatgtATGATATCGAAGATGGTAAAGGCATAATATATAATGGGCAG AAAGGTTCGAAATGTATATCTTTTCCTCTTACCATTTTTAATTGTGCTCCTTGGGGAGGCTTGGAAGTTCTGACAGATGATGAGAAAGTGCTGATGAATTATGTCATGAATCCAAATTTGCCTGCAGA GGAGATTGTGTTTTTGGGAGATAAAGTGGTTGGGAGGAAGTGTCATTTCCTGACATTGGCAGAGAAGCAACTTGTGAGTGCTAAA ATATATTATCAACTATGGAGGTTGGTGACTATGGGAAGAAGAGGAAGTTCTGGTGGATTCTTACAGCATTATCG TGAAGCAATGAAATGGAAAGAATGGTGTGGAGAAGTTGAACATTGTTAG
- the LOC133823478 gene encoding uncharacterized protein LOC133823478 isoform X4 — MTVFCSANDQIVWNFEQENDNVLQLGGSGFDYNMYDIEDGKGIIYNGQKGSKCISFPLTIFNCAPWGGLEVLTDDEKVLMNYVMNPNLPAEEIVFLGDKVVGRKCHFLTLAEKQLVSAKVVNCLIDILSTMEVGDYGKKRKFWWILTALS; from the exons ATGACAGTATTTTGCAGCGCAAATGATCAAATTGTATGGAATTTTGAGCAGGAGAATGATAACGTTTTGCAGCTTGGGGGATctggttttgactataatatgtATGATATCGAAGATGGTAAAGGCATAATATATAATGGGCAG AAAGGTTCGAAATGTATATCTTTTCCTCTTACCATTTTTAATTGTGCTCCTTGGGGAGGCTTGGAAGTTCTGACAGATGATGAGAAAGTGCTGATGAATTATGTCATGAATCCAAATTTGCCTGCAGA GGAGATTGTGTTTTTGGGAGATAAAGTGGTTGGGAGGAAGTGTCATTTCCTGACATTGGCAGAGAAGCAACTTGTGAGTGCTAAA GTCGTGAACTGCCTCATTGATATATTATCAACTATGGAGGTTGGTGACTATGGGAAGAAGAGGAAGTTCTGGTGGATTCTTACAGCATTATCG TGA